A single region of the Rhodococcus sp. W8901 genome encodes:
- a CDS encoding TM0106 family RecB-like putative nuclease, which yields MFLLDDVVIYSTGDLTLAATCEFALLRRLDGLLGFAPAAAGSAADPMLQRTSLLGEAHERRVRDDFERRLGRIETIARPEYTTVGLYDAHRSTVAAARSGAPVIYQGTFFDGRFLGFSDFLVREDDPDGDMYAVYDTKLARHVEVPALLQLAAYADALAAGGVRPAPRAHLLLGDGSDSVHALADLVPVYTARRTRLQRILDDHRSRGVPVAWEDANCQSCGRCETCAAEVEAHRDLLLVAGIRASTRQHLVSAGVSTIDALAERVDPVPDVSARTLSALRSQAALQLRREAQGGHPFEVFDPTALAGLPRPDAGDIFFDFEGDPLWAEAGSAQWGLEYLFGVLEEPPTGAGDPVFRPFWAHDRAQERRALIDFLDYVAARRAAHPGLHIYHYAAYEKSALLRLSGRHGVGEEAVDQLLRDGVLVDLYPIVRASLRVGAQSYSIKKLEPLYMGTRLRDGDVTNAADSVVAYADYCDLRDQGRPEAAELLRGIGDYNEYDCVSTRELRSWLLAIAADHDVSPHRREDPPPVPDEGEVDLTEQALRRFAGDEARGSRSADQQAAALMAAAVGYHRRERKPFWWAHFDRLTQVVDEWADTRDVLQVDHAVVVQDWHRSTPRQRKLRRHLRLTGRYGTGSTVVPGAEVFTLYDPPLPAEAMTGSTPTQRGTATAVVLSVGADENFDDVIVVEELLTGPDEYTALPMAVAPGHPIATVRMETAIGAAAEQMAAMLPAMPPDAAVDVLRRIPPRTRSGAGLPTADGAGDHAAAIVSALLDLDHSYLAVQGPPGTGKTHTGARVITHLVTHHRWRIGLVAQSHSVVENMLDAVVAAGLDGRMVAKKDGRAEDRAWTGITANAYPQFLDDAAATGCVVGGTAWDFAHAERIPPGSLDLLVIDEAGQFALANTVAVGASARNLLLLGDPQQLPQVSQGTHPEPVDESALGWLAAGHDALPPEHGYFLARTWRMHPALCARVSALSYGGRLQSEEPVTTARHLAGVEPGVDSAVLDHRGNATESVEEAREVVRRIQALLGRAWTDPTGFDGTRPLGQSDVLVVAPYNAQVSLIRRHLAAAGLADVHVGTVDKFQGREAAVVLVSMTASSAEDVPRGMSFLLSRNRLNVAVSRGKWCAVIVRSRLLTHYLPTTPAGLTELGAFTRLGE from the coding sequence ATGTTCCTGCTCGACGATGTGGTGATCTACAGCACCGGCGATCTGACGCTCGCCGCGACGTGCGAGTTCGCTCTGCTGCGCCGCCTCGACGGGCTGCTCGGATTCGCTCCGGCCGCGGCGGGTTCGGCCGCCGATCCGATGCTGCAGCGGACCTCCCTGCTCGGCGAGGCCCACGAACGACGGGTCCGGGACGACTTCGAGCGCCGCCTCGGACGGATCGAGACCATTGCGCGGCCCGAATACACGACGGTCGGCCTGTACGACGCGCACCGATCGACCGTCGCGGCCGCCCGGTCCGGGGCTCCGGTGATCTACCAGGGCACGTTCTTCGACGGCCGGTTCCTCGGCTTCAGCGACTTCCTCGTCCGTGAGGACGATCCGGACGGCGACATGTATGCGGTGTACGACACCAAACTGGCCCGCCATGTCGAGGTCCCCGCGCTGCTGCAACTGGCTGCGTACGCCGACGCCCTCGCGGCCGGCGGTGTGCGCCCGGCACCGCGGGCACACCTCCTGCTGGGCGACGGCTCCGACTCGGTACACGCGCTGGCCGACCTCGTCCCGGTGTACACCGCGCGCCGCACACGCCTGCAACGCATCCTCGACGACCACCGATCCCGGGGCGTCCCGGTCGCGTGGGAGGACGCGAACTGCCAGTCCTGCGGGCGTTGCGAGACCTGCGCCGCCGAGGTCGAGGCGCATCGAGATCTGCTGCTGGTCGCGGGGATTCGCGCGAGCACCCGCCAGCACCTCGTATCGGCGGGAGTGTCGACCATCGACGCCCTGGCGGAGCGAGTCGACCCGGTCCCGGACGTGTCGGCGCGAACACTCTCCGCCCTCCGTTCGCAGGCCGCACTCCAACTGCGCCGGGAGGCGCAGGGCGGCCACCCCTTCGAGGTCTTCGACCCGACCGCCCTCGCCGGCCTGCCCCGCCCGGACGCCGGCGACATCTTCTTCGACTTCGAGGGCGACCCGCTGTGGGCCGAGGCGGGATCGGCGCAGTGGGGGCTCGAGTACCTGTTCGGCGTGCTCGAAGAGCCGCCCACCGGCGCCGGAGATCCGGTGTTCCGGCCGTTCTGGGCCCACGATCGAGCGCAGGAGCGTCGGGCGCTGATCGATTTCCTCGACTACGTCGCCGCCCGCCGCGCCGCGCACCCGGGCCTGCACATCTACCACTACGCGGCGTACGAGAAGTCCGCGCTGCTGCGGTTGTCCGGTCGGCACGGAGTCGGCGAGGAGGCCGTCGACCAACTCCTGCGGGACGGGGTGCTCGTGGACCTCTATCCGATCGTCCGGGCATCACTGCGGGTCGGCGCGCAGTCGTACAGCATCAAGAAGCTCGAGCCGCTCTACATGGGCACCCGCTTGCGGGACGGCGACGTCACCAACGCCGCCGATTCCGTTGTGGCATATGCCGATTACTGCGACCTCCGCGACCAGGGGCGGCCGGAGGCCGCCGAGCTGTTGCGCGGGATCGGAGACTACAACGAGTACGACTGCGTTTCGACCCGTGAGTTGCGCAGCTGGCTGCTCGCGATCGCGGCGGACCACGACGTGTCGCCGCATCGACGCGAGGACCCTCCGCCCGTCCCGGACGAGGGCGAGGTCGACCTCACCGAGCAGGCTCTGCGACGGTTCGCCGGCGACGAAGCACGCGGGTCCCGCAGCGCCGACCAGCAGGCCGCCGCACTGATGGCAGCCGCCGTCGGCTACCACCGGCGGGAACGTAAACCGTTCTGGTGGGCGCATTTCGACCGGCTGACACAGGTGGTCGACGAGTGGGCCGACACCCGCGACGTGCTGCAGGTGGACCACGCCGTGGTGGTGCAGGACTGGCACCGCAGCACCCCTCGTCAGCGGAAGCTGCGCCGCCATCTGCGGCTGACGGGCCGGTACGGGACCGGGAGCACCGTCGTCCCCGGTGCGGAGGTGTTCACCCTGTACGACCCGCCGCTACCGGCGGAGGCGATGACCGGATCGACCCCCACGCAACGCGGGACAGCGACGGCGGTGGTGCTGTCGGTCGGCGCCGACGAGAACTTCGACGACGTCATCGTCGTGGAGGAATTGCTCACCGGTCCGGACGAATACACGGCACTGCCGATGGCCGTGGCGCCCGGTCACCCGATCGCTACGGTGCGGATGGAGACCGCGATCGGGGCAGCGGCCGAGCAGATGGCTGCGATGCTGCCGGCGATGCCGCCGGACGCGGCCGTCGACGTCCTGCGCCGGATCCCTCCGCGTACCCGGAGCGGTGCGGGGCTGCCGACGGCCGACGGCGCCGGTGACCACGCCGCCGCGATCGTCTCGGCACTGCTGGACCTCGACCACTCGTACCTCGCGGTGCAGGGCCCGCCCGGCACCGGCAAGACCCACACCGGCGCGCGCGTGATCACCCACCTCGTGACACACCACCGCTGGCGGATCGGCCTGGTGGCACAGTCGCATTCGGTGGTGGAGAACATGCTCGACGCGGTGGTCGCGGCGGGACTCGACGGCCGGATGGTCGCGAAGAAGGACGGCCGCGCGGAGGACCGCGCGTGGACGGGGATCACCGCGAACGCCTACCCGCAGTTCCTCGACGACGCCGCGGCGACCGGGTGCGTCGTCGGCGGGACCGCCTGGGACTTCGCGCACGCCGAGCGGATCCCACCCGGCAGTCTCGACCTGCTGGTGATCGACGAAGCCGGACAGTTCGCGCTCGCGAACACCGTGGCGGTGGGAGCGTCGGCCCGCAATCTTCTGCTCCTCGGCGACCCGCAGCAGCTACCGCAGGTCAGTCAGGGCACCCACCCCGAACCGGTGGACGAGTCGGCGCTGGGCTGGCTCGCCGCCGGCCACGACGCGCTGCCACCGGAACACGGCTACTTCCTGGCGCGCACCTGGCGGATGCATCCGGCGCTGTGCGCCCGGGTGTCGGCGCTGTCGTACGGCGGGCGCCTGCAGTCCGAGGAACCGGTCACGACCGCGCGCCACCTCGCCGGTGTCGAGCCCGGCGTGGACAGCGCGGTCCTCGACCACCGCGGCAACGCAACGGAATCCGTCGAGGAGGCACGCGAGGTCGTCCGGCGGATCCAGGCACTGCTCGGCCGGGCGTGGACGGATCCGACCGGCTTCGACGGGACCCGCCCGCTCGGACAGTCCGACGTCCTCGTCGTGGCGCCGTACAACGCGCAGGTGAGCCTGATCCGACGGCACCTGGCCGCCGCCGGACTGGCCGACGTGCACGTCGGGACGGTCGACAAGTTCCAGGGCAGAGAGGCCGCCGTGGTGCTCGTGTCGATGACGGCGTCGTCGGCCGAGGACGTGCCGCGCGGGATGTCGTTCCTGTTGTCCCGCAACCGGCTCAACGTCGCGGTCTCCCGCGGCAAGTGGTGTGCGGTGATCGTGCGGTCGCGGCTGCTCACGCACTACCTTCCGACGACACCTGCCGGGCTGACCGAACTGGGCGCGTTCACGCGTCTGGGCGAGTGA
- a CDS encoding alpha/beta hydrolase yields MPFFTGATGQIHYRRWTVDQPRAVVVFLHGMGQHTGHYHRFAAGLARHDIEMWGIDQAGHGLSEGTPGVPGALGDLADDAALLATTAAQACPGVPQVLMGHSLGAAVSITLLRRGPERFAAAVLCGTPKSVVQQAETSDFARPDLPVLAIHGVDDRLAPIDGVRAWTSGLPGVTVREYPDTGHDLLHEKIHRAVTNDVAAFVLDATVC; encoded by the coding sequence ATGCCGTTCTTCACCGGGGCGACCGGACAGATCCACTACCGTCGCTGGACCGTCGATCAACCGCGCGCCGTCGTGGTGTTCCTGCACGGGATGGGCCAGCACACCGGGCACTATCACCGGTTCGCCGCCGGACTCGCCCGGCACGACATCGAGATGTGGGGGATCGACCAGGCCGGGCACGGGCTGTCGGAAGGCACTCCCGGTGTGCCCGGCGCGTTGGGGGATCTCGCGGACGACGCGGCCCTCCTCGCGACGACGGCGGCACAGGCGTGTCCCGGGGTGCCGCAGGTACTGATGGGCCACTCGCTGGGCGCGGCCGTGTCGATCACGCTGCTGCGGCGCGGACCGGAGCGGTTCGCGGCAGCCGTCCTCTGTGGAACACCCAAATCCGTTGTGCAGCAAGCCGAGACATCGGACTTCGCGAGACCGGATCTTCCGGTGCTCGCGATCCACGGCGTCGACGACCGGTTGGCGCCGATCGACGGGGTGCGCGCGTGGACGTCCGGCCTGCCGGGAGTGACCGTGCGGGAGTACCCCGACACCGGCCACGACCTGCTGCACGAAAAGATCCACCGGGCAGTCACGAACGATGTCGCCGCCTTCGTGCTCGACGCTACGGTGTGCTGA
- a CDS encoding maleylpyruvate isomerase N-terminal domain-containing protein: MEYTRLLSALRDEGETLAATPVVALSEPVPTVPDWTVEHVVRHTGKIHQWVVAALQAPPEASVSEVRRSGDMPRGPECLAAYRVALEALLDEFTRLDPGKQVPTMVGPGTVAWWLRRQTHEVSVHRMDVSDTLQAAGGPKVAELDPEIAADGVDEWVDVFLGRLAAGGRLPDSLAGRTIHLHGTDTDAAEWHLAFAPGTVEVTREHCKADVALRGPAQDLLLTLWRRRPLVGLDVIGDSAVARALLGSAAL; encoded by the coding sequence ATGGAATACACGCGTCTGCTGTCCGCTCTGCGCGACGAGGGTGAGACACTGGCTGCGACGCCGGTCGTTGCGCTGTCCGAACCTGTTCCCACGGTGCCGGACTGGACCGTCGAACACGTCGTACGACACACCGGCAAGATCCACCAGTGGGTGGTCGCCGCGTTGCAGGCCCCGCCGGAGGCATCGGTGTCGGAGGTCCGTCGCTCCGGCGACATGCCCCGAGGGCCGGAATGTCTTGCCGCCTACAGGGTTGCGCTCGAGGCGCTACTCGACGAGTTCACCCGACTCGACCCCGGGAAGCAGGTTCCGACGATGGTCGGCCCCGGCACCGTGGCGTGGTGGCTCCGCCGGCAGACGCACGAGGTCTCCGTGCACCGGATGGACGTGTCCGACACGCTGCAGGCTGCCGGGGGTCCCAAGGTCGCCGAGCTGGATCCGGAGATCGCGGCCGACGGCGTCGACGAATGGGTGGACGTGTTCCTGGGCCGCCTCGCCGCCGGCGGCCGGCTGCCGGACTCGCTCGCCGGGCGCACCATCCACCTCCACGGCACCGACACCGACGCCGCGGAGTGGCATCTCGCGTTCGCACCGGGAACGGTGGAGGTTACTCGCGAGCATTGCAAAGCCGATGTGGCGCTGCGTGGTCCGGCGCAGGACCTGCTGCTCACGCTGTGGCGGCGCCGCCCCCTGGTGGGCCTCGACGTGATCGGCGATTCCGCGGTGGCGCGGGCGCTGCTGGGCTCGGCGGCCCTGTAG
- a CDS encoding AMP-dependent synthetase/ligase, producing MREYSVPQSFTIPEDASMADTVFRYEAECPNLVPFKKPGNGGWVDVTAAQFAGEVKAIAKGLIASGVELGDRVAILSATRYEWAVLDYAIWTAGGCTVAIYETSSSDQAQWILEDSATSLLIVETSTHAETVKDVAEAAPALREVLQIEAGALDELITRGAGISDDELHERRQQVRASSPATLIYTSGTTGRPKGVQLTHSNFYAESAAVRIALGDALQEGNRTLMFLPLAHVFARAISFGAFDAKVTVAHTADLTTLIDQFAIFKPNFILSVPRVFEKVYNSAKQKAEDGGKGKIFAKAAETAIAWSEAQEQGSPGLGLRLRHALFDKLVYAKLRAALGGECDRAVSGGAALGARLGHFFRGIGVPVYEGYGLTETSAAVTVNTIRDQKVGTVGKPINGHAAKIAEDGELLVRGPVVFDGYWHNDQATADSIRDGWFHTGDLGSIDAEGYVSITGRKKEIIVTAGGKNVAPAVLEDALRAHALISQCLVVGDAKPFIGALITLDPEALPGWKERNGLPADTPISELVKHADLVAEIDAAVSEGNKKVSNPEQIKKYRILEVDFTVDSGELTPTLKLKRNIIHQEHAVAIEAIYS from the coding sequence GTGCGTGAGTATTCGGTTCCACAGTCGTTCACCATTCCGGAAGACGCGTCCATGGCCGACACCGTGTTCCGGTACGAAGCGGAGTGTCCGAATCTCGTGCCCTTCAAGAAGCCGGGCAACGGTGGATGGGTCGACGTCACCGCGGCCCAGTTCGCCGGCGAGGTCAAGGCCATCGCGAAGGGACTGATCGCGTCCGGCGTGGAACTCGGCGACCGCGTCGCAATCCTCTCGGCCACACGCTACGAGTGGGCCGTTCTCGATTACGCCATCTGGACCGCCGGCGGATGCACGGTCGCGATCTACGAGACGTCGTCCTCCGACCAGGCGCAGTGGATCCTCGAGGACTCGGCCACGTCCTTACTCATCGTCGAGACGTCGACGCACGCCGAGACCGTGAAGGACGTCGCCGAGGCCGCCCCCGCGCTGCGCGAGGTCCTGCAGATCGAGGCCGGAGCCCTCGACGAGCTCATCACCCGTGGCGCCGGTATCAGCGACGACGAACTGCACGAGCGCCGACAGCAGGTGCGCGCGTCTTCGCCCGCGACCCTCATCTACACCTCCGGCACCACCGGACGGCCCAAGGGCGTGCAGCTCACCCACTCGAACTTCTACGCCGAGTCTGCCGCGGTGAGGATTGCGTTGGGTGACGCGTTGCAGGAGGGCAATCGCACCCTGATGTTCCTGCCGCTGGCCCACGTGTTCGCGCGCGCGATCTCGTTCGGCGCGTTCGACGCCAAGGTCACCGTCGCGCACACCGCCGACCTGACGACACTCATCGACCAGTTCGCGATCTTCAAGCCCAACTTCATCCTCTCGGTCCCCCGCGTGTTCGAGAAGGTCTACAACTCGGCCAAGCAGAAGGCCGAGGACGGCGGCAAGGGCAAGATCTTCGCGAAGGCCGCCGAGACCGCAATCGCGTGGAGCGAGGCGCAGGAGCAGGGCAGCCCCGGACTCGGCCTGCGCCTGCGGCACGCACTGTTCGACAAGCTGGTCTACGCCAAGCTGCGCGCCGCGCTCGGCGGTGAATGCGACCGTGCAGTCTCGGGCGGTGCCGCGCTCGGCGCGCGCCTGGGTCACTTCTTCCGCGGGATCGGCGTTCCGGTCTACGAGGGCTACGGCCTCACCGAAACCAGCGCTGCCGTCACGGTCAACACCATCCGCGACCAGAAGGTGGGGACCGTCGGCAAGCCGATCAACGGTCACGCCGCGAAGATCGCCGAGGACGGCGAACTCCTGGTCCGCGGCCCGGTCGTGTTCGACGGTTACTGGCACAACGACCAGGCCACTGCCGATTCCATCCGCGACGGCTGGTTCCACACCGGTGACCTCGGGTCCATCGACGCCGAGGGGTACGTGTCGATCACCGGGCGCAAGAAGGAGATCATCGTGACCGCCGGCGGCAAGAATGTCGCCCCGGCCGTGCTCGAAGACGCCCTCCGCGCGCACGCGCTCATCAGCCAGTGCCTCGTCGTCGGCGACGCGAAGCCGTTCATCGGCGCCCTCATCACGCTCGACCCGGAGGCGCTACCCGGCTGGAAGGAACGCAACGGCCTGCCTGCCGACACCCCGATCTCGGAACTCGTCAAGCATGCCGACCTCGTCGCCGAGATCGACGCCGCGGTCTCCGAGGGCAACAAGAAGGTCTCCAACCCGGAGCAGATCAAGAAGTACCGCATCCTCGAGGTCGACTTCACGGTCGATTCGGGCGAGCTGACCCCGACGCTCAAGCTCAAGCGCAACATCATCCACCAGGAGCACGCGGTCGCGATCGAGGCGATCTACTCCTAG
- a CDS encoding heme peroxidase, translating into MSVSERQVQTVVQACRDRLGDPAGWVPPDEYRDSLALCIIESVQAAGDRYADAGTVVDRYRAYRQAHVPGRVTDGARELLRTFEEVGSSDQWAGKIGNYKRRYSENAAPLRAAEIQRTAERLHALHIDSVGDLVGATRDDRTRSDLRAAWDECCGGPDDAMWQHLMTLTGAPGSPGTATATDEFVRSALADTPGDSAPSAPPTEILAAAADCLGVPAAALEHAVRRWRCTREDDFHPVA; encoded by the coding sequence GTGAGCGTCTCGGAACGGCAAGTGCAGACGGTGGTCCAGGCCTGCCGCGACAGACTCGGCGACCCGGCCGGCTGGGTGCCGCCCGACGAGTATCGGGACAGCCTCGCACTCTGCATCATCGAGTCGGTCCAGGCAGCCGGTGATCGGTACGCCGACGCCGGAACCGTGGTCGACCGCTACCGCGCGTACCGGCAGGCCCACGTTCCGGGCCGGGTCACCGACGGCGCTCGTGAACTTCTGCGCACGTTCGAGGAAGTGGGCAGTTCCGATCAGTGGGCCGGGAAGATCGGCAACTACAAGCGCCGCTACTCCGAGAACGCCGCCCCGTTGCGCGCCGCCGAGATCCAGCGCACCGCCGAACGCCTGCACGCCCTGCACATCGACTCGGTCGGCGACCTGGTGGGCGCCACCCGCGACGACCGCACCCGCAGCGACCTGCGCGCCGCGTGGGACGAGTGCTGCGGCGGACCCGACGACGCGATGTGGCAGCACCTGATGACCCTGACGGGTGCACCCGGTTCGCCCGGCACCGCCACGGCCACCGACGAGTTCGTGCGGTCTGCACTCGCGGACACCCCCGGCGATTCCGCACCCTCGGCTCCGCCGACCGAAATCCTCGCCGCGGCCGCCGATTGCCTAGGTGTCCCGGCAGCCGCGCTCGAGCACGCGGTCCGGCGGTGGCGATGCACGCGCGAGGACGACTTTCATCCCGTTGCGTGA
- a CDS encoding phosphoribosyltransferase, with amino-acid sequence MHYATRAGAGRALAKSLSHLRGSDPVVLGLPRGGVPVAYEVAQALRAPLDVILVRKLGVPWQPELAMGAIGEGDAEVLNDDVIHRGGVTRQALESVRTKERQELTRRADALRRGRARTPLTGRTVVLVDDGMATGATAAVACQVARAAGAATIVVAIPVASPEAVSRLRVTADEVVCPFTPVNLGGVGGAYVDFHQLDDREVTELLARAGEPRT; translated from the coding sequence ATGCACTATGCGACGCGTGCCGGAGCCGGACGGGCACTGGCCAAGTCGCTGAGCCATCTGCGCGGGTCCGATCCGGTGGTTCTGGGACTCCCCCGCGGCGGCGTACCGGTGGCATACGAGGTCGCCCAGGCTCTCCGCGCTCCCCTCGACGTCATCCTGGTCCGCAAGCTCGGTGTGCCGTGGCAGCCGGAACTCGCGATGGGAGCGATCGGCGAGGGGGATGCGGAGGTCCTCAACGACGACGTGATCCATCGCGGAGGCGTGACGCGCCAGGCACTCGAGTCGGTCCGCACGAAGGAGCGGCAGGAACTGACGCGACGCGCCGATGCCCTGCGCCGCGGGCGGGCACGCACACCGCTGACGGGACGGACCGTCGTACTCGTCGACGACGGCATGGCGACCGGCGCCACCGCAGCGGTCGCCTGTCAGGTCGCCCGTGCCGCGGGGGCGGCCACGATCGTCGTCGCGATACCGGTGGCGTCACCGGAGGCCGTCTCGCGGCTGCGGGTCACCGCGGACGAGGTGGTGTGCCCGTTCACGCCCGTGAATCTCGGTGGTGTGGGCGGCGCATACGTCGACTTCCACCAGCTGGACGACCGCGAGGTCACCGAGCTGCTCGCCCGCGCCGGCGAGCCCCGGACGTGA
- a CDS encoding TrpB-like pyridoxal phosphate-dependent enzyme has protein sequence MSESSIPTPIPTHWYNIVADLPVAPPPHLHPGTREPVTPADLAALFPSALIEQEATAEQYIEIPEPIREAYRTWRPAPLIRAREFEKALGTPARIYVKYEGVSPVGSHKTNTAVAQAYYNAQDGVKKITTETGAGQWGSALSFACAKFGIELEVWQVRASYESKPYRRHLMETYGGIVHPSPSDLTESGRKMLADFPDTPGSLGMAVTEAVEVAANDPDARYALGSVLNHVVLHQTVIGLEAVEQLRAAGEANADVVFGCAGGGSNLAGLAFPFIREVLHGKAQTRIIAAEPAACPSITKGEYRYDHGDVAGLTPLLKMHTLGQDFVPDPIHAGGLRYHGMAPLLSHTVELGYVKGQAVDQTDSFDAGVLFARTQGIVPAPESAHAIAAAAEYARGLTEPEVLVIGLSGHGMLDLPAYQAHIDGNLVSTA, from the coding sequence GTGTCCGAGTCGAGTATCCCGACACCCATCCCCACCCACTGGTACAACATCGTCGCGGACCTGCCGGTCGCCCCGCCGCCCCACCTGCACCCGGGCACCAGGGAGCCGGTGACCCCCGCCGATCTGGCGGCGCTGTTCCCCAGCGCACTGATCGAGCAGGAGGCCACGGCCGAGCAGTACATCGAGATCCCCGAACCCATCCGTGAGGCCTACCGGACCTGGCGGCCGGCACCGCTGATCCGCGCGCGCGAGTTCGAGAAGGCGCTGGGGACGCCCGCTCGGATCTACGTCAAGTACGAGGGCGTGAGCCCGGTCGGCAGCCACAAGACCAACACCGCGGTCGCGCAGGCGTATTACAACGCCCAGGACGGCGTCAAGAAGATCACCACCGAAACCGGCGCCGGCCAGTGGGGCAGCGCGTTGTCGTTCGCGTGCGCCAAGTTCGGCATCGAGCTCGAGGTGTGGCAGGTGCGCGCGTCGTACGAGTCCAAGCCGTACCGCCGCCATCTGATGGAGACCTACGGCGGCATCGTGCACCCGAGCCCGTCCGATCTCACCGAGTCGGGACGCAAGATGCTCGCCGACTTCCCCGACACCCCCGGCTCGCTCGGCATGGCCGTCACCGAGGCCGTCGAGGTCGCCGCGAACGATCCCGACGCACGCTATGCACTCGGCAGCGTCCTCAACCACGTGGTGCTCCACCAGACGGTGATCGGCCTCGAGGCCGTGGAGCAGCTGCGCGCCGCCGGTGAGGCGAACGCCGACGTCGTATTCGGTTGTGCAGGTGGCGGTTCCAACCTCGCCGGCCTCGCATTCCCGTTCATCCGGGAGGTCCTGCACGGCAAGGCACAGACCCGGATCATCGCTGCCGAGCCGGCCGCCTGCCCGTCGATCACCAAGGGCGAGTACCGCTACGACCACGGCGACGTCGCGGGCCTGACCCCGCTGCTCAAGATGCACACGCTCGGCCAGGACTTCGTCCCGGACCCGATCCACGCCGGCGGCCTGCGCTACCACGGCATGGCGCCGCTGCTCAGTCACACCGTCGAACTCGGTTACGTCAAGGGACAGGCCGTCGACCAGACCGACTCGTTCGACGCGGGCGTGCTGTTCGCGCGGACCCAGGGCATCGTCCCCGCGCCCGAATCGGCGCATGCGATCGCTGCCGCCGCCGAGTACGCGCGCGGGCTCACCGAGCCCGAGGTGCTGGTGATCGGGCTGTCCGGTCACGGCATGCTCGACCTGCCCGCCTACCAGGCGCACATCGACGGCAACCTGGTCTCGACGGCATAG